In Halalkalicoccus subterraneus, the genomic window CCGCACCCTCCTCGTCGAACGTTTCGAGGAGGTCGTCAAGGAGGGACTCATGATCGGCCCCGACCTCGCGCGGTTCGGGAATCGGTGCCGGCGGCGTGTTGAGGAAGCGGTCGAGATAGACGTTGATCGCGCCGTCGTAGATCGCCCGGTAGATCCCCTCGCCGTCGGCCCGGCGAGCCAGCCCGCAGACCGCGTTCGCGTAGGTGTAGGTGTGATGGACCGTGTTCCAGTCGCGGAACTCGTTGCCCGTTCCGAACTGTGCGACCCGGGTCGCTGCGGCCTCCGCAACGATATCGGCCAGCTGGGCCGCGCTCGCACCGTTTTCGATCGCCCCGTCGAGTGTCGCGACGAGTTCGTGGGGCTCCTCCGAAAGCAGCGTTTCGACGAACCCCTCGGACGGCGTCCACTCGCTGTCCTCGCCCGCCCCGATCCTATCGGGGAGGTCCTCGAACGACTCGGCGAGGAGGCCGGCCAGATCCACGGGTTGGCGCCACGACGACCGTTCCTCGCTTCGCTCGGCGTTCACGAGTTGTGGGACGAGCGCCGGAAGCAGGTCGTCGGCGCGCTTCCAGCCGACGTGATCCAGCGTCTCGCAGGCTTTGTTGAGGAAATCCATCGTGTGGCCCGTATCGAGATACCGGTGGTCCGTGGCCGCCCCGACCAGCATCGAGACGACCCGTTTTCGGGAGCCGTCGGCGATCGCACTCCTGAGGACGCGCTCTCCGCCCTGTCGGTCGTGGACCTCGATGCAGTCGCGGAACCACCGGTCGAGGCGCTCGGGGTCGTGCTCCCCGGTCAGGGGATCCTGAACGAACCTCGGGGGATGGCCCGCGGCGTCGTCGGCAACGCTGACCGCACCCGTGTAGAGCGCCCGGCGGCGATCCGCGCGCTGGAGACCCGGGAGGAGGTTCGCCATCGCGCCCATCGTCGTGAGCCCGCGGCCCCAGCCGTCGTCCCGGTAGCGTGCGCCGAAGATCGCGATCCGCTCCAGGGGCGTTTCGTACCCGACCTCGGCGTCGTCGAGCCCGATGACCGCCTTCGCGAGAACCAGTCGAAGGTCGTTCTCCAGGCCGTCGTCCAACCTCGCGAGCCAGCGTTTCTCGGGGGGTTCGTCGCGTTTCGGATGGGGATCGACCCAGATCTCCTCGCCGCGAACCTCGACCGGATAGGTGGGAACGTCGTCCGCGAAGGGGTCGAACGTACTCCCACACGCGAGTTCGAACCGGGCGTGATGCCAGTGGCAGGTCAGGATCCCGTCGTCGACGGTCCCCTGATTGAGCGGAAAACCCATGTGCGGACAGCGGTTGTCGACGGCGTATATCTCGCCTTCGTGGCGAAAGACCGCGATGGCCTGTCCACGGGTCGTTACACGGGTACGATCCGTCCCGTCGAGGTCGGCGAGGGTCCCGACGTGCACGAATTCTTGGTCAATTGTTGTCATACGACAGTCTACACGGGCAGGTGACTAAACGGTTCGCCGGGGCGACTCAGACGACCGACAACGGGAGGCCGGTCGCGAGTCCCACGAGGACGACCACGATCAGCTCCCCCACGACCATGGAATTCGTCGTCGGGCGGCCGTCGTAAGCGCGGGGTCCCGAGAGCGGTCCGTTCAAGTACGACAATCGTGTAAGGGGTGACAACTGATGAGCGAGGATTTCTACGACGTCCTCGGCGTGAGTCGGGACGCCGACGAGGACGAGATCAACCAGGCC contains:
- a CDS encoding Rieske (2Fe-2S) protein; the encoded protein is MTTIDQEFVHVGTLADLDGTDRTRVTTRGQAIAVFRHEGEIYAVDNRCPHMGFPLNQGTVDDGILTCHWHHARFELACGSTFDPFADDVPTYPVEVRGEEIWVDPHPKRDEPPEKRWLARLDDGLENDLRLVLAKAVIGLDDAEVGYETPLERIAIFGARYRDDGWGRGLTTMGAMANLLPGLQRADRRRALYTGAVSVADDAAGHPPRFVQDPLTGEHDPERLDRWFRDCIEVHDRQGGERVLRSAIADGSRKRVVSMLVGAATDHRYLDTGHTMDFLNKACETLDHVGWKRADDLLPALVPQLVNAERSEERSSWRQPVDLAGLLAESFEDLPDRIGAGEDSEWTPSEGFVETLLSEEPHELVATLDGAIENGASAAQLADIVAEAAATRVAQFGTGNEFRDWNTVHHTYTYANAVCGLARRADGEGIYRAIYDGAINVYLDRFLNTPPAPIPEPREVGADHESLLDDLLETFDEEGAVNTAGRIIADYLDSGGDTEELKRTLGGALLREDANFHTLQNVEAAFRGTERGEGRLHLIATARYLAAHTPTRREREQTFRIATRLRRGETLHESA